The Echinicola rosea genome has a segment encoding these proteins:
- the ftsY gene encoding signal recognition particle-docking protein FtsY — protein sequence MGIFGFFSKDKKESLDKGLEKTSENLFSKLGKAVIGKSKVDDEVLDELEEILITSDVGVDTTIKVIQRIEERVARDKYVNTAELDKILRQEIVGLLEESNEEDLSNFELPKDKKPYVIMVVGVNGVGKTTTIGKLAHQFKNAGKSVVLGAADTFRAAAVDQLILWGERVDVPVVSHGMNADPASVAFDTVKKGVDMGADVVIVDTAGRLHTKVNLMNELSKIKRVMQKFIDDAPHEILLVLDGSTGQNAFIQAKEFTKATEINALAITKLDGTAKGGVVIGISDQFKIPVKYIGVGEKMTDLQIFNRTEFVDSLFKKKL from the coding sequence ATGGGAATTTTTGGATTTTTTTCTAAAGACAAAAAAGAAAGCCTCGACAAAGGGCTTGAGAAAACCAGCGAAAACCTCTTCTCCAAACTTGGTAAGGCTGTTATCGGCAAGTCCAAGGTGGATGATGAAGTCTTGGATGAGCTGGAAGAAATTTTGATCACATCCGATGTGGGCGTGGATACGACCATAAAGGTGATCCAGCGAATCGAAGAACGTGTGGCCCGAGACAAATACGTCAATACGGCCGAGCTGGATAAAATCCTGCGTCAGGAGATCGTTGGTCTTTTGGAAGAAAGCAATGAAGAGGATCTTTCCAATTTTGAATTGCCCAAGGACAAAAAACCTTATGTCATCATGGTGGTGGGCGTAAATGGCGTCGGCAAGACCACAACCATCGGTAAACTGGCCCACCAATTCAAAAATGCCGGTAAATCCGTAGTGCTTGGTGCAGCAGATACTTTCCGTGCCGCAGCGGTGGACCAATTGATCCTGTGGGGCGAGCGTGTGGACGTCCCGGTAGTGTCCCATGGCATGAATGCTGATCCCGCCTCCGTGGCTTTTGATACGGTGAAAAAAGGCGTGGACATGGGGGCGGATGTGGTGATCGTGGATACGGCTGGCCGACTGCATACCAAAGTCAACCTGATGAACGAACTCAGCAAGATCAAGCGGGTGATGCAGAAATTTATCGACGATGCACCGCATGAAATCCTATTGGTGCTGGACGGATCCACTGGCCAAAATGCCTTTATTCAAGCAAAAGAATTTACCAAAGCCACCGAAATCAACGCGCTGGCCATTACTAAACTGGACGGTACGGCAAAGGGCGGTGTGGTGATCGGGATTTCCGACCAATTTAAGATTCCCGTTAAGTATATTGGTGTCGGCGAGAAGATGACCGATTTGCAGATTTTTAACAGAACGGAGTTCGTGGATTCGCTGTTTAAGAAGAAATTGTAG
- the rpmB gene encoding 50S ribosomal protein L28, protein MAKVCDITGKRPRVGNNVSHANNKTKRKFYPNLHKKNFYVPEEDAWITLKVSSKALRTINKKGISAVLKEAQAEGHIIIK, encoded by the coding sequence ATGGCAAAAGTTTGTGACATCACCGGTAAAAGACCTCGAGTAGGTAATAATGTATCGCACGCGAACAACAAGACCAAGCGTAAGTTTTATCCTAACCTGCACAAGAAGAATTTCTACGTGCCAGAGGAAGATGCTTGGATCACGTTGAAGGTATCTTCAAAAGCGTTGAGAACAATCAACAAAAAGGGCATCAGTGCTGTTTTGAAAGAGGCTCAAGCAGAAGGACACATTATCATTAAGTAA
- the rpmG gene encoding 50S ribosomal protein L33, with product MAKKGNRVQVILECTEHKSSGVPGTSRYITTKNRKNTTERLELKKYNPILKKVTVHKEIK from the coding sequence ATGGCTAAGAAAGGTAACAGAGTTCAAGTGATTTTGGAATGTACAGAGCACAAGAGCAGTGGTGTTCCAGGCACTTCAAGATATATCACGACCAAAAACCGTAAGAATACTACTGAGCGATTGGAGCTTAAAAAATACAACCCAATCCTGAAGAAAGTAACGGTTCATAAAGAAATTAAATAA
- a CDS encoding SusC/RagA family TonB-linked outer membrane protein — MSKLLSNFKLGVILLCFFVSVSAPFPNALGQSIQVTGKVTDAENGESIPGVSISQKGTTKGTITDLDGNYSLEVSEDATLVFSFIGYATQEIPLNGQSTVNVSMETDITGLEEVVVVGYGTQKKQDLTGAVSVVKMEEMTQQPSPQLTSQLQGRVSGVTITGSGQPGQAPEIKIRGVNTFGNNTPLFIVDGVPTPNINDINPNDVETMQVLKDAGAASIYGSRAANGVIIVTTKKGRGDVKVNYNMYIGSQQVQGGNPWDILSSQEMADLKFMALRNTNPGGTINDDQYGSGPDPVLPNYIAPVGAQTVDESLYNVNPYYTDPQALDNFYRIVEANKTGTNWFQEIFAPARIQSHNLSVNGGSDKGSYFFSMSYFDQQGTLTNTYLKRYTIRSNTSYNVTDNIRIGENLTYSISENPTIDNLTEGSAIGMAFRQQPIIPVYDIMGNFAGSFGSGLGNAKNPVAIQERTKNNRGVASRLFGNVFAEVDFLEHFTARTSFGGQYYSNTYNRFQFPEYENSENLNVNQYTEGANFNFNYTWTNTLTYKREFNERHDLTVLLGTEAYRNNGRDMEAFTQGYFSFDPDYVTLTNGSGTQQHSSSVYKDALFSLFGRVDYTYNDKYILSATVRRDGSSRFLNEQYGVFPAVSAGWRISEEEFMPENSWVDDLKLRGGYGQMGNQLNVAPGNAYSTYEGNRNASYYPIDGSNSTIQEGFQEQRIGNPDAKWERNINSNIGIDASFWQGKVQLTLDYYNKTVDDLLYNPEVIGTQGAAEPPYINIAKMTNKGFDMDASTYFNLATDLTFTTTLSFTTYSNEIVKIADGVPYFDQEGRRFNGSNIIRNQVGHPVSEFYGYQVIGFWNSEQEISDANASAAEATGDSEAIYQDGIGLGRFKYQDTDGDGIITPDDRTPLGNPNPKFTYGINLGLEYRNWDFSMFLYGVSGNDIWNNVKWWTDFYSSFQGAKSHTALYDSWTPENMNATAPIQETTGSFSTAGVPNSYFVENGSYLRARQTQIGYTFDQAFLDRYRIGGLRLYAQAANLFTITNYSGLDPEISGGTTSFGIDEGQYPNQRQFIFGLNLTF; from the coding sequence ATGTCTAAATTATTATCCAATTTTAAATTGGGGGTGATACTGCTATGCTTTTTTGTGAGTGTCAGCGCCCCTTTTCCAAATGCCCTTGGGCAATCAATTCAAGTAACCGGAAAGGTTACGGATGCTGAAAATGGAGAATCCATTCCGGGTGTAAGTATCTCCCAAAAAGGGACGACAAAAGGCACCATTACCGATCTGGACGGAAACTACAGCCTAGAGGTAAGTGAAGACGCTACACTGGTATTTTCATTTATCGGATACGCCACCCAAGAAATACCTTTGAACGGGCAATCGACGGTCAATGTATCCATGGAAACAGACATTACCGGGCTGGAAGAAGTCGTCGTAGTGGGATACGGCACGCAGAAGAAGCAAGACCTTACAGGAGCCGTTTCTGTGGTAAAGATGGAGGAAATGACCCAACAACCCAGCCCCCAGCTCACCAGTCAGCTTCAAGGAAGGGTATCCGGAGTAACCATCACCGGCTCAGGCCAACCCGGCCAAGCCCCTGAAATCAAGATTCGTGGTGTCAACACCTTTGGTAATAACACCCCGCTATTCATTGTGGATGGTGTACCCACCCCCAATATCAACGACATCAACCCTAACGATGTGGAGACCATGCAAGTCCTAAAGGATGCTGGTGCTGCCTCCATATACGGTTCAAGAGCTGCCAATGGTGTCATTATCGTCACCACCAAAAAAGGAAGGGGAGATGTAAAAGTAAACTACAACATGTACATCGGCTCCCAACAAGTCCAAGGAGGCAATCCATGGGACATCCTTTCCTCCCAAGAGATGGCAGACCTTAAATTCATGGCCCTCAGAAACACCAATCCAGGCGGAACCATCAATGACGATCAGTATGGCAGTGGCCCTGATCCTGTACTGCCAAATTATATTGCACCGGTAGGTGCGCAAACAGTCGATGAATCCCTCTACAATGTCAACCCTTATTACACCGATCCACAAGCACTTGACAACTTCTACCGAATTGTAGAAGCCAATAAAACCGGCACCAATTGGTTTCAGGAGATCTTTGCACCGGCACGGATCCAAAGTCACAACCTTTCTGTAAATGGAGGAAGTGACAAGGGTAGTTATTTCTTTTCCATGAGCTATTTTGACCAGCAAGGTACGTTGACCAACACCTACCTCAAACGCTACACGATACGGTCAAACACCTCCTATAACGTAACAGATAACATCAGAATTGGCGAAAACCTGACCTATTCCATCTCAGAAAACCCCACCATCGACAACCTTACAGAAGGAAGTGCGATTGGCATGGCTTTCAGACAGCAGCCCATCATTCCAGTCTATGACATCATGGGTAATTTTGCGGGATCTTTCGGATCAGGTTTAGGGAATGCCAAAAACCCCGTAGCCATCCAAGAGAGAACCAAAAACAACCGTGGGGTGGCATCCAGGCTTTTTGGAAATGTATTTGCGGAAGTGGATTTCCTGGAGCATTTTACCGCCAGGACGAGCTTTGGCGGCCAGTATTACAGCAATACCTATAACCGCTTCCAATTTCCAGAGTATGAAAACTCCGAAAACCTTAATGTAAACCAATATACGGAAGGGGCAAATTTCAACTTCAATTACACCTGGACCAATACCCTGACCTACAAAAGGGAATTTAACGAACGCCACGACTTGACAGTATTGTTAGGCACCGAAGCCTACAGAAACAACGGCAGGGACATGGAAGCATTCACCCAAGGGTATTTTTCTTTTGATCCGGACTATGTCACTTTGACCAATGGTTCAGGCACCCAACAACACTCCAGCTCAGTTTATAAAGATGCGCTGTTTTCGCTATTTGGAAGAGTGGACTACACCTACAATGACAAATACATCCTCAGTGCCACGGTCAGAAGAGATGGTTCTTCCCGTTTCTTGAACGAGCAATATGGCGTCTTTCCAGCAGTCAGTGCTGGCTGGAGAATTTCAGAGGAGGAATTTATGCCAGAAAACAGCTGGGTCGATGACCTTAAACTTCGCGGCGGTTACGGCCAAATGGGCAATCAGCTCAATGTAGCTCCCGGCAATGCCTACTCTACCTATGAGGGCAACAGGAACGCATCCTATTACCCCATCGATGGCAGCAACTCGACGATCCAAGAAGGTTTTCAGGAACAAAGGATCGGAAACCCCGATGCCAAGTGGGAACGCAACATAAACTCCAACATCGGGATTGACGCCAGCTTCTGGCAAGGCAAAGTCCAACTGACCCTCGATTACTATAACAAAACCGTAGACGACCTGCTCTACAACCCTGAGGTCATCGGCACCCAAGGAGCAGCAGAACCTCCATACATCAACATCGCCAAAATGACCAACAAAGGGTTTGACATGGATGCCAGCACTTACTTCAATTTGGCCACGGACCTGACTTTTACGACTACCCTTTCATTCACTACCTACAGCAATGAAATCGTGAAAATTGCAGATGGCGTACCGTATTTTGACCAAGAAGGCAGGAGGTTTAACGGAAGCAATATCATCCGAAACCAAGTGGGACACCCCGTAAGCGAATTTTATGGCTATCAAGTAATCGGTTTTTGGAATTCTGAGCAAGAGATCAGCGATGCCAATGCCTCTGCTGCAGAGGCCACGGGCGATTCAGAAGCAATCTACCAAGATGGCATTGGCTTGGGCAGGTTTAAATACCAGGACACTGACGGTGACGGCATCATCACCCCTGATGACAGAACGCCACTGGGCAACCCCAACCCTAAATTCACTTATGGTATCAACTTGGGGCTGGAGTACCGCAATTGGGATTTCAGCATGTTCCTGTATGGCGTAAGCGGAAATGACATCTGGAACAATGTAAAATGGTGGACGGACTTTTACAGCTCTTTCCAAGGAGCCAAAAGCCACACGGCCCTTTATGACTCTTGGACACCAGAAAACATGAATGCTACGGCCCCTATTCAGGAAACCACTGGCTCATTCAGTACAGCCGGTGTCCCCAACTCATATTTTGTCGAAAATGGGAGTTACCTGAGGGCACGGCAGACACAAATCGGATACACCTTTGACCAGGCATTCCTGGATCGCTACCGTATCGGAGGACTACGCCTCTACGCCCAAGCGGCCAACCTGTTTACGATCACCAACTACTCGGGACTGGATCCTGAGATATCCGGTGGCACGACCAGTTTTGGTATCGATGAAGGGCAATACCCCAACCAACGCCAATTCATCTTTGGCCTTAACTTAACGTTCTAA
- a CDS encoding RagB/SusD family nutrient uptake outer membrane protein, whose amino-acid sequence MKYATIKYFILGMLLIGFMPSCSEEYLDQPALGALGDDVLATRDGVNKLLIGAYAALDGQGEGGTDALGGGNGWEAAPENWIYGTVAGGEASKGSFAGDQPAIDPIVNFYSSPSNGFFNTKWKATYEGIKRANNVLKLIPNVEELTDSERQDIAGQARFLRGHFYFELKKMFNMVPWIDETTEDPNQPNDQDIWPMIEADFQFAYENLPPTQPEFARANKWAAAAYLGKTYLYQKKYQEANTIFKEVIETGVNPAGTKYTLLDKFADNFDAAKENNAETIFDIQMVANSGTGTISNSNSGNMLNFPYNSPFRCCGFYQPTQNLVNSFKTDASSGLPFLDSYNQNPVKSDMGITSSQDFEPYTGSLDPRLDWTVGRRGVPYHDWGHHPGQSWVRDQTYGGPYAPKKTIYWQATQDLYADQSSWAPGTAINVHIIRFADVILMCAETEAHLGNLTEAMNLVNQIRMRAMNPDGFLKTYVDESAPMDGFTNTPAANYNIELYTATQFGSQEDALKAIYFERKLELAMEGHRFFDLVRWGIAEQELNAYFDYQGTITQDVKDGSFSAPKNNYYPIPQRQIDLSVKDGTPMLKQNPGYN is encoded by the coding sequence ATGAAATACGCAACCATTAAATATTTTATACTCGGCATGCTACTCATCGGTTTTATGCCATCATGTTCGGAGGAATACTTGGACCAACCGGCCTTGGGAGCCTTGGGAGACGATGTACTGGCCACCCGTGACGGGGTAAACAAGCTGCTGATCGGCGCTTACGCTGCACTGGATGGACAAGGAGAAGGAGGCACAGACGCCCTTGGCGGTGGCAATGGCTGGGAAGCCGCTCCCGAAAACTGGATCTACGGAACCGTCGCAGGCGGCGAGGCCTCCAAAGGAAGTTTTGCCGGTGATCAGCCCGCTATCGACCCCATTGTCAACTTCTATTCCAGCCCATCCAACGGCTTCTTCAACACCAAATGGAAAGCCACATATGAGGGGATAAAAAGGGCTAACAATGTCCTCAAACTTATCCCAAATGTAGAAGAGCTGACGGACAGCGAGCGGCAAGATATCGCAGGACAGGCCAGGTTCCTACGTGGACATTTCTACTTTGAGCTCAAGAAGATGTTCAATATGGTCCCTTGGATCGACGAAACCACTGAAGACCCCAATCAGCCAAACGATCAGGATATCTGGCCGATGATCGAAGCGGATTTCCAGTTTGCCTATGAAAACCTACCTCCTACACAGCCCGAGTTTGCCAGGGCGAATAAGTGGGCGGCAGCCGCTTACCTTGGAAAGACTTACTTGTACCAGAAAAAGTACCAAGAAGCCAACACCATCTTTAAGGAAGTCATCGAAACAGGTGTAAACCCAGCAGGCACCAAATATACATTGCTGGACAAATTTGCAGACAACTTCGATGCCGCGAAGGAAAATAATGCTGAAACCATCTTTGACATCCAAATGGTGGCTAATTCTGGAACCGGTACCATCTCCAACTCCAACTCCGGAAACATGCTGAATTTCCCATACAACAGCCCGTTCAGGTGCTGCGGTTTTTACCAGCCCACTCAGAATTTGGTCAATTCCTTTAAGACAGACGCCTCCTCAGGCCTTCCATTCTTGGATAGTTATAATCAAAACCCCGTAAAATCAGACATGGGAATTACTTCCTCGCAGGATTTCGAACCGTACACTGGATCGCTTGACCCGAGACTGGACTGGACAGTTGGCAGACGGGGCGTACCTTACCATGACTGGGGCCATCACCCCGGACAAAGTTGGGTGAGGGACCAAACCTACGGCGGCCCGTACGCGCCCAAAAAGACCATCTATTGGCAGGCGACACAGGACCTTTATGCAGACCAAAGCTCCTGGGCTCCAGGCACGGCCATCAATGTCCACATCATTCGATTTGCAGATGTCATCCTCATGTGTGCCGAGACGGAAGCCCACCTGGGCAACCTGACAGAAGCCATGAATTTGGTAAACCAAATCAGAATGAGGGCCATGAATCCTGACGGATTCCTAAAGACCTATGTCGATGAAAGTGCTCCTATGGACGGATTTACCAATACCCCAGCTGCCAACTACAACATCGAATTGTACACAGCAACACAGTTTGGCAGTCAAGAAGATGCACTAAAGGCCATCTACTTTGAAAGAAAGCTGGAACTGGCCATGGAAGGCCATCGCTTCTTTGACCTGGTAAGGTGGGGAATCGCAGAGCAAGAGCTAAATGCCTATTTTGATTACCAGGGCACTATCACCCAAGATGTGAAAGATGGCAGCTTTAGCGCCCCCAAAAACAATTATTACCCCATCCCCCAACGTCAGATCGACCTGAGCGTTAAAGACGGAACACCTATGCTCAAACAAAACCCGGGGTACAATTAA
- a CDS encoding DUF4295 domain-containing protein translates to MAKKVVATLKKEGGVTYAKVIKAVKSEKTGAYTFREEMVPTTEVKDTLAK, encoded by the coding sequence ATGGCTAAGAAAGTAGTAGCAACCCTGAAGAAAGAAGGTGGTGTAACTTACGCTAAGGTGATCAAGGCAGTGAAGTCTGAGAAAACCGGTGCGTACACTTTCAGAGAAGAAATGGTACCTACCACTGAGGTGAAGGATACCCTTGCAAAATAA
- the rocD gene encoding ornithine--oxo-acid transaminase: MMQPITSSQQAIELENNHGAHNYHPLPVVLSRGEGVFMWDVEGKKYYDFLSSYSAVNQGHCHPRILQTLTDQAGTLTLTSRAFHNDVLGPFEKFLTEYFGFDKVLPMNTGAEGVETAIKIARKWGYEKKGIPENEGTIIVAKNNFHGRTTTVISFSNDETARKNFGPYTPGFVTIPHDDIDALKEVLNSSKNIIGYLVEPIQGEAGVYVPKEGYLKEVAKTCKEHGVLFIADEIQTGIARTGKLLACDHEDVKPDMLILGKAISGGFYPVSAVLADDHIMEVIQPGQHGSTFGGNPLGAKVAMTALNVVKDEKLAENADKLGKLFRKRMQELVDKSDLVKLVRGKGLLNAIVINDSEESDTAWNLCLALKENGLLAKPTHGNIIRFAPPLVITEEQLHDCCDIIEKTISDFK; the protein is encoded by the coding sequence ATGATGCAACCAATAACCTCAAGTCAACAAGCCATTGAGCTGGAAAACAACCATGGCGCCCACAATTACCACCCACTACCTGTCGTCCTTTCAAGAGGGGAAGGCGTTTTTATGTGGGATGTGGAAGGTAAAAAATATTATGATTTTCTTTCATCCTACTCAGCAGTAAACCAAGGACACTGCCATCCAAGGATCCTTCAAACGCTCACCGATCAGGCAGGCACCCTCACACTCACTTCCAGGGCATTCCATAATGACGTACTTGGACCGTTCGAAAAATTCCTCACCGAATATTTCGGCTTTGACAAAGTCCTGCCCATGAACACGGGAGCCGAAGGTGTCGAAACAGCCATCAAGATCGCCAGAAAATGGGGCTACGAGAAAAAAGGCATCCCCGAAAACGAAGGTACCATTATCGTGGCCAAGAACAATTTCCACGGCAGGACTACCACGGTCATTTCTTTCTCTAACGACGAAACTGCCAGGAAAAATTTCGGCCCCTATACGCCAGGCTTTGTCACCATCCCCCATGATGACATCGATGCCCTCAAGGAAGTATTGAATTCCTCCAAAAACATCATCGGCTATTTGGTAGAACCTATCCAAGGAGAAGCAGGCGTATATGTCCCCAAGGAAGGCTATCTCAAAGAAGTAGCCAAGACTTGTAAAGAACACGGCGTACTCTTCATTGCAGATGAAATCCAAACAGGTATTGCCAGGACGGGAAAATTACTTGCCTGCGATCATGAAGATGTAAAGCCCGACATGCTTATTTTAGGGAAGGCCATTTCAGGGGGATTCTACCCTGTATCGGCAGTATTGGCAGATGATCACATCATGGAGGTCATCCAGCCCGGGCAGCATGGGTCCACATTCGGAGGCAATCCCCTCGGAGCAAAAGTGGCCATGACCGCCCTAAATGTGGTCAAGGACGAAAAGTTGGCCGAAAATGCCGACAAGCTCGGCAAACTCTTTCGAAAACGAATGCAGGAACTTGTGGACAAGTCCGACCTGGTCAAGCTCGTGCGTGGCAAAGGGCTTCTAAACGCCATTGTCATCAATGACTCAGAAGAAAGCGATACCGCATGGAACCTGTGCTTGGCACTGAAAGAAAACGGGCTCTTGGCGAAACCGACCCATGGCAATATTATCCGTTTTGCACCGCCCCTGGTCATTACCGAAGAACAGCTTCACGATTGTTGTGATATCATTGAAAAGACCATATCAGATTTTAAATAA